In Helianthus annuus cultivar XRQ/B chromosome 3, HanXRQr2.0-SUNRISE, whole genome shotgun sequence, a single window of DNA contains:
- the LOC110942871 gene encoding probable BOI-related E3 ubiquitin-protein ligase 2, with translation MAMLPPGSPGMGQQMFYSQAQPTFIPPQPGFGYGSVFFASIVTFSLFFSHVEDKFIERLREKEAMVENINKKNMELEMQVEELAMKAVTWQQRAKYNENMINTPKYNLQQVYAQGKDSKEGCGDSEVDDTASWCNGRAHLLCKGTNGAMTCMVCRVNEVCMLLLPCKHLCLCKECESKLGMCPLCQCSKYIGME, from the exons atggcaatgCTTCCTCCTGGCAGTCCTGGTATGGGTCAACAAATGTTTTACAGTCAAGCTCAGCCTACGTTCATTCCTCCCCAA CCTGGTTTCGGATACGGTTCTGTGTTTTTTGCATCCATTGTTACGTTTTCTTTGTTTT TCTCACATGTTGAAGATAAATTCATTGAAAGGCTTCGTGAGAAAGAAGCCATGGTGGAAAACATCAACAAGAAGAACATGGAACTCGAAATGCAGGTCGAAGAATTAGCCATGAAAGCCGTCACGTGGCAGCAACGGGCGAAATACAACGAGAATATGATCAACACCCCGAAATATAATCTTCAACAAGTGTACGCGCAGGGGAAAGATAGTAAAGAAGGATGTGGTGACAGTGAGGTTGACGACACGGCTTCATGGTGCAATGGTCGGGCCCACTTGCTTTGCAAGGGTACTAATGGCGCAATGACGTGTATGGTGTGTCGGGTGAATGAAGTGTGCATGCTTTTGTTACCATGTAAGCATCTTTGTCTGTGTAAAGAATGTGAGAGTAAGCTTGGTATGTGCCCGTTGTGTCAGTGCTCCAAGTATATAGGTATGGAATGA